In Zingiber officinale cultivar Zhangliang chromosome 1A, Zo_v1.1, whole genome shotgun sequence, a genomic segment contains:
- the LOC122020535 gene encoding putative pentatricopeptide repeat-containing protein At1g53330: MEKASKVTPFRLTSLIRLEANPHLALQLFRNPVPSHPKTFRRSARSYDLVICKLGKGRMFMEMEEVLSQMSLETRFVAKEALFCRIISFYGRARMPAEARRTFERIPSFRCLRTIRSFNTLLHATITCGDLEGAKSLLRGLDDYCLTPDACTYNVLIRARIASGSLPGAWELFDDMRTRGIDPTDFTFATLVSGLCANSMLDDAFRLKETMVKQYNVKPNVCVYKSLLKGLCKDGNLDLALQLKEEMLLDTNLKLDSTAYSTLIRFLFEASRKGEVVDILEEMKRLGLKPDVVTYNAILSGFCKDEKDFDAAYETLNEMAKQGCKPDVVSYNIIISGLCEAGKWMDASELFDDMPRRGCPADVVSYRTLFKGLCDAGQVRRARMVMDEMLFKGYKPYPVSLWKFLEKLLDGEENWSLVGSTLTNLVKANAMGSDEWQKIITTTLVESENLIVKELLHSLTVN; the protein is encoded by the coding sequence ATGGAGAAGGCCTCCAAGGTGACGCCTTTCCGCCTCACCTCCCTTATTCGCCTCGAGGCGAATCCTCATCTCGCCCTCCAGCTCTTCCGCAACCCTGTACCGTCTCACCCCAAGACCTTCCGCCGCAGCGCGCGATCTTACGACCTTGTCATCTGCAAGCTTGGCAAGGGCCGCATGTTCATGGAGATGGAGGAAGTCCTCAGCCAGATGAGTTTAGAGACCCGCTTTGTCGCCAAGGAAGCCCTCTTCTGCCGTATCATCTCCTTCTACGGCCGAGCCCGCATGCCGGCCGAAGCACGCCGCACCTTCGAGCGCATCCCTTCCTTCCGCTGCCTCCGGACCATCCGGTCCTTCAACACCCTCCTCCACGCCACCATCACTTGCGGCGACCTAGAGGGTGCCAAATCTTTGCTCCGTGGCCTCGATGACTACTGTCTGACCCCCGACGCGTGCACATACAACGTACTGATCCGCGCCCGTATAGCTTCAGGCTCTCTTCCAGGAGCATGGGAGTTGTTTGACGATATGCGGACGAGAGGGATCGATCCGACTGATTTCACATTTGCCACTCTGGTATCCGGTCTCTGTGCCAATTCAATGCTGGATGACGCTTTTAGGCTAAAAGAGACGATGGTGAAGCAATACAATGTGAAGCCCAATGTTTGTGTATACAAGTCTCTGCTCAAAGGTCTCTGTAAAGATGGCAACTTGGACCTCGCACTTCAGCTAAAAGAAGAGATGCTTTTAGACACAAATTTGAAGTTGGACTCCACTGCCTATTCTACCCTGATTCGTTTTCTCTTTGAAGCCAGCAGGAAAGGAGAGGTGGTTGATATCCTGGAGGAAATGAAGCGACTTGGGTTAAAGCCGGATGTTGTGACTTACAATGCAATTCTCAGTGGGTTCTGCAAAGATGAGAAGGACTTTGACGCCGCCTATGAGACTCTGAATGAGATGGCGAAACAAGGCTGCAAGCCAGATGTCGTGAGTTACAACATAATCATTTCCGGACTTTGTGAGGCAGGTAAGTGGATGGATGCAAGTGAGCTTTTTGATGATATGCCAAGAAGGGGATGCCCTGCTGATGTTGTATCTTACCGGACTTTATTCAAGGGTCTATGTGATGCTGGACAAGTCCGAAGGGCAAGGATGGTTATGGATGAGATGTTGTTCAAAGGGTATAAACCTTATCCGGTGAGTTTGTGGAAATTTTTGGAGAAATTGCTGGATGGAGAGGAGAATTGGAGTTTGGTTGGGTCAACTTTGACTAATTTGGTGAAGGCAAATGCTATGGGCTCTGATGAGTGGCAGAAGATAATTACTACTACATTGGTCGAGTCAGAGAATTTGATAGTTAAGGAGCTTTTGCATAGTTTGACAGTAAATTGA
- the LOC121996848 gene encoding myosin heavy chain, embryonic smooth muscle isoform-like — protein sequence MEPTTEPDELASLLRQTSHLLELSDQKEEASLQQIAALTELLAQKEEILLEMTESRDLQASLTHEMESLWLAAKSRTRAEVALKLKVQSDFQSQVHYIIYLKMKHEDEVALLKEEGRLKDEAIGQLKRTINLLKEDLTKAQAHLTRKDQASGSEAPMLRAYSSDIKRQSFSILKTLSAELKQGLAASSRYVPSALQSAPSASQLAPPAPGQEEASACSANLSAIQYASHLQRENEVLKARLEELELPLTPRDPLNPTPEDLAHYLQLIGESAESVCNISHAAFDKIKTLEAALQTSESKLAFEVERRRSLVVELDAKDARLTSLQEAQEALQKTLTDVQGQLASSSDREKAFHSQWEASQATLKSMQADLLKAQEDVSQGQQDLTLARANAEKARVDTEKAQVELTDYQAGEVGRLRAYRQAYVTSPFFLRKIRDLMNFMLCCGAAGGARQMFEQDLLCVAPSEDFLDIARLMREIPDESLPSFKDDDDLFLLPEPPADAAPCPPEPPVNPTDNDP from the exons ATGGAACCCACGACGGAACCTGACGAACTTGCTTCTTTACTTCGACAAACTTCCCATCTGCTGGAGTTATCGGATCAAAAAGAGGAAGCCTCACTTCAGCAAATTGCCGCTCTGACGGAATTACTggctcaaaaagaagaaatcttGCTGGAGATGACTGAGAGCAGAGATCTTCAAGCATCCCTTACACACGAAATGGAAAGCTTATGGCTGGCCGCCAAATCCAGAACTCGGGCTGAAGTTGCTCTTAAGCTAAAAGTTCAATCTGATTTCCAAAGCCAAGtccattatattatttatttgaaaATGAAGCATGAAGATGAGGTGGCTCTCCTAAAAGAGGAAGGCCGGCTCAAAGATGAGGCTATTGGGCAACTGAAGCGCACCATCAACCTTCTCAAGGAAGATTTAACTAAGGCCCAAGCTCATTTAACCCGAAAGGATCAAGCCTCCGGCTCTG AGGCTCCCATGCTCCGCGCATACTCCTCAGATATAAAACGCCAATCTTTCTCCATTCTGAAAACTCTCAGCGCGGAACTTAAGCAGGGCTTGGCGGCTTCCTCCCGATATGTCCCTTCTGCTCTGCAGTCCGCCCCTTCTGCCTCTCAACTCGCGCCACCTGCACCGGGCCAGGAGGAagcttct GCCTGCTCTGCCAATCTAAGTGCCATTCAGTACGCCTCCCACTTACAGAGGGAGAATGAAGTATTAAAGGCTCGTCTTGAAGAGTTAGAGTTGCCACTAACTCCCCGCGATCCCCTCAACCCGACTCCTGAGGACCTAGCGCATTATCTTCAGCTGATTGGGGAGTCTGCAGAGTCTGTCTGCAACATTTCTCATGCGGCTTTTGACAAGATAAAGACTTTGGAAGCGGCTCTGCAGACAAGCGAGTCCAAATTGGCTTTTGAAGTGGAGAGGCGTCGCTCTCTAGTGGTGGAGCTGGACGCAAAGGACGCCCGGTTGACGAGTCTGCAGGAAGCCCAGGAGGCCCTTCAGAAGACTTTAACTGATGTCCAGGGTCAACTGGCCTCTAGTTCAGACCGGGAGAAGGCCTTTCACAGCCAGTGGGAGGCCAGCCAAGCGACCCTTAAATCAATGCAGGCCGACCTTTTGAAAGCTCAAGAGGATGTTTCCCAGGGTCAACAAGATCTGACTTTGGCCCGAGCTAATGCGGAGAAGGCCAGAGTTGATACAGAGAAGGCCCAGGTAGAGTTGACAGATTACCAGGCGGGAGAAGTTGGTCGTCTGAGAGCCTACAGGCAAGCATACGTCACCTCCCCCTTCTTCTTGAGGAAGATAAGGGATTTGATGAATTTTATGCTTTGTTGTGGCGCGGCTGGTGGGGCTCGACAAATGTTTGAGCAGGATCTGCTTTGCGTTGCCCCCTCAGAAGATTTCTTAGATATCGCTCGCCTGATGAGAGAGATTCCAGACGAGTCGCTTCCTTCCTTTAAAGATGATGACGACTTGTTCCTCCTCCCTGAGCCTCCTGCTGACGCTGCGCCTTGTCCCCCCGAGCCTCCTGTCAACCCTACTGACAATGATCCTTGA